The Novosphingobium kaempferiae genome includes a window with the following:
- a CDS encoding TraV family lipoprotein — translation MAIPSCRSVLLPLFSVSLVHFVGGCASLGSLMSPYPETFSCKNDDHGQCIHPDKAYADAVADIPSKSDPAVTNARAAARGTTSGSTGRSRRTGRTDAFSNYKDSVYRELRSLIETPATPMLQPARTVRTLILPYADRQRPDRLYMPRYVYSVLDKPAWVIGDTLVETPGYRAAAPVLGQTSEREGSEGSITRPGPMGPSPVAQPAKEERP, via the coding sequence ATGGCAATTCCTTCGTGCCGCAGCGTGCTGCTGCCGCTGTTCAGTGTTAGCCTGGTGCACTTTGTCGGAGGATGCGCGAGCCTCGGCTCGCTGATGTCTCCCTATCCCGAGACGTTCTCCTGCAAGAATGACGATCACGGCCAGTGCATTCATCCGGACAAGGCCTATGCCGATGCCGTTGCCGACATCCCGTCGAAATCGGATCCTGCCGTAACCAACGCCCGCGCCGCTGCTCGCGGGACGACATCCGGTTCGACCGGGCGTTCACGCCGGACCGGCCGCACTGATGCGTTCAGCAACTACAAGGACAGTGTCTATCGCGAACTGCGTAGTCTTATCGAGACGCCAGCCACGCCGATGCTGCAACCTGCCCGGACGGTTCGTACGCTTATTCTTCCCTACGCCGACAGGCAGCGGCCCGACCGGCTCTACATGCCGCGCTATGTCTACTCGGTGCTCGACAAACCCGCCTGGGTTATCGGCGATACCCTCGTGGAAACGCCGGGTTATCGCGCGGCAGCGCCTGTGCTCGGGCAGACCAGTGAGCGAGAAGGCAGTGAGGGTTCCATTACTCGCCCCGGCCCGATGGGTCCTTCCCCGGTTGCCCAGCCCGCGAAGGAGGAACGGCCATGA
- the traN gene encoding conjugal transfer protein TraN, with protein sequence MIIACIFFLAAAVPAHAQRICAVDLNGNGDAADPGEQATCSATSDGEGLCPIHEVACERDAAGAYSCPADPRFACHEKAPGAAPACSPNACIDLAANPIVEEPPIDDPGTEANGGMDAAGNCLGKIEIFSGRGMRCRPAGLSTTLSNCCKEQGKIVKDGMGSSISSIGTKIAVAKGVFTGMKAAYAAFRAGATASQAASAGANALVVGIDPTSIAVSLAINLMMELLLSGCDQQDMETALLRSSGMCHEVGTYCTASVLGVCLQKARGHCCFNTRIGRIIQEQGRPQLRAFNADPWGTPRRPMCRGFTPEEFQALDFSRIDLTEYYADIEARAQAEIRTDMEDRVNAYVDAVDP encoded by the coding sequence ATGATCATCGCATGCATCTTTTTCTTGGCTGCCGCAGTACCGGCCCATGCGCAACGAATCTGCGCCGTCGATCTGAACGGCAACGGTGATGCCGCCGATCCGGGCGAGCAGGCGACTTGCTCGGCAACGAGCGATGGCGAAGGTCTGTGCCCCATCCACGAAGTCGCGTGCGAGCGTGATGCGGCCGGCGCCTATAGCTGTCCCGCCGACCCGCGGTTCGCCTGTCACGAGAAGGCGCCGGGCGCAGCTCCCGCCTGCTCCCCCAACGCCTGCATCGATCTCGCCGCCAACCCCATCGTCGAAGAGCCGCCCATCGACGATCCGGGCACCGAAGCGAACGGCGGCATGGACGCCGCTGGCAATTGTCTGGGAAAGATCGAGATCTTCTCGGGCCGCGGCATGCGGTGTCGCCCGGCCGGCCTATCAACGACCCTGTCGAACTGCTGCAAGGAGCAGGGGAAGATCGTCAAGGATGGGATGGGCTCATCCATCTCCTCGATCGGCACGAAGATCGCCGTTGCCAAGGGCGTGTTTACGGGGATGAAGGCAGCATACGCGGCCTTCAGGGCGGGTGCGACCGCAAGCCAGGCCGCCAGTGCCGGAGCGAATGCGCTGGTCGTTGGCATCGACCCGACATCGATCGCGGTCAGTCTGGCGATCAATCTCATGATGGAGCTGCTGCTTTCCGGCTGCGACCAGCAGGACATGGAGACGGCGCTGCTGCGCTCTTCGGGGATGTGCCACGAGGTGGGCACATACTGCACGGCGAGCGTGCTGGGCGTTTGCCTGCAGAAGGCGCGCGGTCATTGCTGCTTCAATACGAGGATCGGCCGGATCATCCAGGAACAGGGCCGCCCGCAGCTCAGGGCCTTCAACGCCGATCCCTGGGGCACGCCGAGGCGACCGATGTGCCGCGGCTTCACGCCCGAGGAATTCCAGGCGCTCGATTTCAGCAGGATCGACCTCACCGAATATTATGCCGACATCGAGGCCCGCGCGCAGGCCGAGATCCGGACTGACATGGAGGACCGCGTCAATGCGTACGTCGATGCCGTCGATCCCTAG
- a CDS encoding TraU family protein, which translates to MRPRLLLLSLSALTLAVALTLPGEARASRCEAGTVFNPITKVRWNCIFPITIGGVRVGSYDKLDKQLDAQSASKPLCACRKGVEVWFGVKVSYWSPNRMIDIVTEPGCMMALGTDLMPTGGKLQGSQSSIADGTNTRKMFAQMHYYIAPVWAMLDMFTDLPCLENDGFDVAMITEVLPTWQSGTLGAIIQPEGILFGNPAAGLACMADSAAAAAGKVIDPLFWCMGSWGATYPIAGDIHFDDSVEAWAGLAARGVFMMGRMGALTVSSADGCSFIPQPVWTKSRYKLQIMEPVKGGKCVNIGRPGALWSSAKHAPGKDNAQFMLFEKVICCAGVPAP; encoded by the coding sequence ATGAGGCCCCGCCTTCTGCTCCTGAGCCTTTCGGCGCTTACCCTCGCTGTCGCCCTGACGCTGCCAGGTGAGGCACGCGCCTCCAGATGCGAGGCGGGCACCGTTTTCAACCCGATCACCAAAGTGCGGTGGAACTGCATCTTCCCCATCACGATCGGCGGCGTGCGGGTCGGTAGCTATGACAAGCTCGACAAGCAACTCGATGCGCAATCAGCGTCGAAGCCGCTGTGCGCATGCCGCAAGGGCGTCGAGGTCTGGTTCGGCGTGAAGGTCTCCTACTGGTCTCCCAACCGGATGATCGACATCGTGACCGAACCGGGCTGCATGATGGCGCTTGGCACGGATCTGATGCCGACGGGCGGCAAGTTGCAGGGAAGCCAGTCGTCGATCGCGGACGGCACCAACACCCGCAAGATGTTCGCCCAGATGCATTACTACATCGCGCCGGTCTGGGCGATGCTCGACATGTTCACCGACCTTCCCTGTCTGGAAAACGACGGGTTCGACGTTGCCATGATCACCGAGGTGCTGCCGACCTGGCAATCGGGAACCCTCGGCGCGATCATCCAGCCCGAAGGCATCCTGTTCGGCAACCCGGCTGCCGGGCTCGCCTGCATGGCGGACAGCGCCGCTGCGGCCGCCGGCAAGGTCATCGACCCCTTGTTCTGGTGCATGGGATCGTGGGGCGCGACGTATCCCATCGCGGGCGACATCCACTTCGATGACAGCGTCGAGGCATGGGCGGGCCTTGCCGCGCGCGGCGTCTTCATGATGGGCCGGATGGGCGCCCTGACGGTGAGTTCGGCCGACGGATGCTCGTTCATTCCCCAGCCTGTGTGGACGAAGTCGCGTTACAAGCTGCAGATCATGGAGCCGGTAAAGGGCGGCAAGTGCGTCAACATCGGGCGTCCCGGTGCCTTGTGGTCGTCCGCCAAGCACGCGCCCGGCAAGGACAATGCCCAGTTCATGCTCTTCGAGAAGGTCATCTGCTGCGCCGGGGTGCCGGCGCCGTGA
- a CDS encoding conjugal transfer protein TraW codes for MSDLLKIARRLSWLGVAALATSLFPDARARTAIAGAASTIGRTWAIAEPDALTEIEAKAATLPADMRQAFGPRSKWGALQSASLATAPSDRVRSVVPFYTLDFDITLPDGRTLYPRGFTFNPLTYVKLPQRLFVVHARDLAWALATARSSDFILLSADAGQNADAIALTEKTGRAIYILEQRVKERLGLQVAPVIVQQQGTRLVLTEYGPKSRALPKDAGR; via the coding sequence ATGAGCGACCTCCTCAAAATCGCACGGCGCCTATCATGGCTGGGGGTGGCAGCGCTCGCCACATCGCTGTTCCCCGATGCTCGTGCCCGGACGGCGATTGCGGGCGCTGCAAGTACCATCGGCCGCACCTGGGCGATTGCGGAGCCGGATGCGCTGACGGAAATCGAGGCGAAGGCGGCCACCCTGCCCGCTGACATGCGTCAGGCGTTCGGCCCTCGTTCGAAATGGGGGGCGCTGCAGTCCGCATCGCTCGCTACCGCCCCGTCGGACAGGGTGCGCAGCGTCGTACCCTTCTACACGCTGGACTTCGACATCACCCTTCCTGACGGCAGGACGCTTTACCCCAGGGGCTTCACGTTCAACCCCCTGACCTATGTGAAGCTCCCCCAGCGTCTGTTTGTCGTCCACGCGCGCGATCTTGCCTGGGCGCTGGCAACTGCGCGCTCTTCCGATTTCATTCTGCTCAGCGCGGATGCCGGGCAGAACGCCGATGCCATCGCTCTCACCGAGAAGACCGGGCGGGCGATCTATATTCTGGAGCAGCGTGTCAAGGAGAGACTGGGTCTTCAGGTGGCACCGGTCATCGTCCAGCAACAGGGCACCCGCCTCGTCCTCACGGAATACGGACCAAAGAGCCGGGCGCTTCCCAAGGATGCCGGTCGATGA
- a CDS encoding TraC family protein, translated as MSGASNSSALTYSRLRRAVRRDSFSDYLPLVAWEAQTEAFLCIDDSWGHAWELTPAAYLFSHVEGALLGLFNIQFPDGTVLQLHTFADPLIDDALDAFLDMKTRDDPLIQASARHAHAYLSAGRHGLEALHGIPVRNFRTLLSIKTRRPLGEDLRRQVEEQLSKLGIRRLPPAEMVSFYRRIFNGVAAQAPGVFTDGTTTGAPPIARQIIDAGPDLVFEGAEVFLGNQVARCLTPKAPARRITAERANRLMGGMRGASEDSDQIGGPFLYTLNVLFDHSQFEIHKRAQILSAQKAAGSFAVEVGKQIEEIGWILDEAGNSKFVRVIPTLWVFGRDRAHARDLAARAKRLWEGEPLPFSMQEESYLNPTLLVLSLPFGLYPDRTTLRLLERDFRMPVKAAVLMAPIQTDFRGGGRPALLYTGRKGQLITLDLFDPRINNYNFIVSAESGAGKSFLLNNLCQQYYASGALIRVIDIGGSYRKLCTLCSGRYIDIGEEHLVLNPFDMGLALDGDDKQSAITMAVAIVAEMANASTRKGVSTSEWNLLKSAVQWTIDTGRAERGIDAVREWLGTYPELVRSDLDKVSHLVPTARELAFNLRDFGSDGAYGHYFNGPSTLDIRSDEFVVLELERLKSMPDLFNVIVMVVVNAVTQELYLSARDRPRFVLCDEAAQFMTRTEGQDLSRLAEAFGQGYRRARKYRGSFGIVLQSMNDLTLFGGTGQVILENAATRFLLQGSTYGRAVDNKILDYSGFVLDLLKSVRNSKPHYSEVFIDSPLGLGIARLVVDPFSYWINTSAPDEVAAFEALMRQGLSPLEAVCRLAGIDSATILGADAGSATNTASGSAGGYER; from the coding sequence ATGAGCGGCGCGAGCAACAGCAGCGCGCTTACTTACTCGCGGCTGCGCAGGGCGGTGCGCCGGGACAGCTTCTCGGACTATCTGCCGCTCGTCGCGTGGGAGGCCCAAACCGAGGCGTTCCTGTGCATCGATGACAGCTGGGGGCACGCGTGGGAACTGACACCTGCGGCCTACCTTTTCTCGCATGTAGAGGGCGCGCTGCTGGGCCTCTTCAACATCCAGTTTCCGGACGGCACCGTACTGCAGCTTCATACGTTCGCCGATCCGCTCATCGACGATGCGCTCGATGCCTTTCTCGACATGAAGACCCGCGACGACCCGCTGATACAGGCCTCCGCGCGTCACGCCCATGCCTATCTCAGCGCTGGCAGGCATGGGCTGGAGGCGCTTCATGGCATTCCGGTGCGCAATTTCCGTACGCTCCTGTCGATCAAGACAAGGCGGCCGCTCGGTGAGGACCTGAGACGCCAGGTCGAAGAACAACTCTCCAAGCTCGGGATCCGCAGGCTGCCCCCCGCGGAGATGGTTTCCTTTTATCGGCGCATCTTCAATGGGGTCGCCGCGCAGGCACCGGGCGTCTTCACCGACGGCACCACGACAGGGGCTCCCCCGATCGCCCGGCAGATCATCGATGCCGGGCCGGATCTTGTCTTCGAGGGCGCGGAAGTGTTCCTGGGCAATCAGGTCGCGCGATGCCTGACCCCCAAGGCGCCGGCCCGGCGTATCACGGCCGAGCGGGCCAACCGCCTGATGGGCGGCATGCGGGGGGCCTCGGAAGACAGCGACCAGATCGGCGGACCGTTTCTCTATACCCTGAATGTCCTTTTCGACCATTCGCAATTCGAGATTCATAAGCGGGCGCAGATCCTGTCGGCACAGAAGGCTGCGGGCAGTTTCGCGGTCGAGGTCGGCAAGCAGATCGAGGAAATCGGCTGGATCCTCGATGAGGCGGGCAACAGCAAGTTCGTTCGGGTCATTCCCACGCTTTGGGTGTTCGGCCGCGACCGTGCCCATGCCCGGGACCTCGCCGCGCGGGCCAAGCGGCTCTGGGAAGGAGAGCCCCTGCCCTTCTCGATGCAGGAAGAGAGCTATCTCAATCCAACGCTTCTGGTCCTGAGCCTGCCCTTCGGTCTCTATCCCGATCGCACGACCCTGCGGTTGCTGGAAAGGGATTTTCGTATGCCGGTCAAGGCTGCGGTGCTGATGGCCCCCATCCAGACCGACTTTCGCGGGGGCGGGCGCCCTGCCCTGCTTTACACCGGCCGCAAGGGGCAGCTGATCACGCTCGATCTGTTCGATCCGCGCATCAACAATTACAATTTCATCGTTTCGGCCGAAAGCGGGGCGGGCAAGAGCTTCCTCCTCAACAACCTGTGCCAGCAGTATTATGCCTCGGGTGCCCTTATCCGCGTCATCGACATCGGCGGGAGCTACAGGAAGCTGTGCACGCTGTGCTCGGGCCGGTACATCGACATCGGTGAGGAGCACCTGGTGCTCAATCCCTTCGATATGGGTCTGGCGCTCGACGGCGACGACAAGCAATCGGCGATCACCATGGCAGTCGCGATCGTCGCCGAGATGGCGAATGCGTCGACACGCAAGGGCGTCAGTACGTCCGAGTGGAACCTGCTCAAGTCCGCGGTGCAGTGGACGATCGACACGGGGCGCGCGGAACGCGGTATCGACGCGGTCCGCGAATGGCTGGGCACTTATCCCGAGCTAGTGCGCAGCGATCTGGACAAGGTCTCGCATCTCGTTCCGACCGCGCGCGAGCTCGCCTTCAACTTGCGCGATTTCGGGTCGGACGGCGCGTACGGCCACTACTTCAATGGGCCATCGACCCTCGACATCCGCTCGGACGAGTTCGTGGTACTCGAACTCGAGCGGCTGAAATCCATGCCCGACCTGTTCAACGTCATCGTCATGGTGGTGGTGAACGCGGTCACGCAGGAACTCTATCTTTCCGCACGCGACCGCCCGCGCTTCGTGCTGTGCGACGAGGCAGCCCAGTTCATGACCCGAACGGAGGGGCAGGACTTGTCGAGGCTCGCGGAAGCATTTGGGCAAGGCTACCGCCGCGCGCGCAAGTATCGCGGTTCCTTTGGCATCGTACTGCAGAGCATGAACGATCTCACGCTGTTCGGCGGCACGGGGCAGGTCATCCTCGAGAATGCGGCAACCCGCTTCCTGCTCCAGGGCTCGACCTATGGGCGGGCCGTCGACAACAAGATACTCGACTATTCCGGGTTTGTCCTCGACCTGCTCAAATCGGTCCGCAACTCCAAGCCCCATTACAGCGAAGTCTTCATCGACTCCCCGCTGGGTCTAGGCATTGCCCGCCTCGTGGTCGATCCCTTCTCCTACTGGATCAACACGTCCGCGCCCGATGAGGTTGCGGCATTCGAGGCCTTGATGCGGCAGGGCCTTTCGCCGCTCGAGGCGGTGTGCCGACTTGCCGGCATCGATTCCGCGACGATCCTTGGCGCGGATGCGGGCTCAGCCACAAACACCGCCTCCGGCTCTGCGGGCGGGTACGAGCGATGA